From the bacterium genome, one window contains:
- a CDS encoding TldD/PmbA family protein, with product MSTAEFENAVRERIEDAIAGSPAEDTEILVTSNISALTRFANNQIHQNHHEENAEVTVRCAVGRRWGTVTTNSLDPEALKKAVDDAADAARLLPDDPEFIPSAEGPYRYSFTPEFDKPTAECEPSRRALMVKKGFEKVPDGYEAAGTLSTGAVTLGVFSARGISAITSATTAEYTILLTGKTSSGYAEETSRRVTAIDPAAIAKRAAEKAIAGENPRSDLDIGRYTVILEEEAVATFLMFFSWTGFGGQEFADGESFLCGRLGEKITGENITIVDDAADPRTFGLPFDFEGMPRQRLTIIEHGIARGVAHSRKTASKSGALPTGHSVGPWGAYPTNLILSPGDSSRDEMIKATERGILVSRFHYSNVVDPKKTVYTGLTRDGTFLIENGEIACGLTNFRWTQNALEALEKADMISAEQRFNSAFFGGGAVVPAIRTHEFNFSGKSDH from the coding sequence ATGTCAACGGCAGAATTCGAAAACGCGGTGCGCGAGCGCATCGAGGACGCGATCGCGGGCTCGCCCGCGGAAGATACCGAGATTCTCGTCACCTCCAACATCTCGGCGCTGACGCGGTTCGCGAACAACCAGATCCACCAGAACCACCACGAGGAGAACGCGGAGGTGACCGTGCGTTGCGCGGTGGGCCGCAGATGGGGGACTGTGACCACCAATTCGCTCGACCCCGAAGCGCTCAAAAAGGCCGTGGACGACGCCGCGGACGCGGCGCGGCTTTTGCCGGACGACCCGGAGTTCATCCCCAGCGCGGAGGGGCCGTACCGCTATTCGTTCACGCCCGAATTCGACAAGCCTACCGCGGAATGCGAGCCGTCGCGACGCGCGCTCATGGTGAAGAAAGGATTCGAAAAGGTGCCGGACGGATACGAGGCCGCGGGCACGCTCTCGACGGGCGCGGTTACGCTCGGCGTATTTTCCGCGCGCGGGATTTCCGCGATTACCAGCGCAACCACGGCCGAATACACAATTCTGCTCACCGGCAAAACGTCGTCGGGATACGCGGAGGAAACGTCGCGGCGCGTCACCGCAATCGATCCCGCGGCGATCGCCAAGCGCGCGGCGGAAAAGGCAATCGCGGGCGAAAATCCGCGCTCCGACCTGGATATAGGGAGATACACCGTCATCCTCGAAGAGGAAGCGGTCGCGACCTTCCTGATGTTCTTTTCGTGGACGGGATTCGGCGGCCAGGAGTTCGCGGACGGCGAAAGTTTCCTCTGCGGAAGGCTCGGCGAAAAAATCACGGGCGAAAACATCACGATAGTTGACGACGCGGCCGACCCGCGCACGTTCGGACTGCCGTTCGACTTCGAAGGGATGCCGCGCCAGCGGCTGACGATTATCGAGCACGGGATCGCGCGCGGCGTCGCGCACAGCCGCAAGACCGCCAGCAAATCCGGCGCGCTACCGACGGGCCACAGCGTCGGCCCGTGGGGCGCGTACCCGACGAATTTGATTCTTTCGCCGGGCGATTCGAGCCGGGATGAAATGATCAAGGCGACGGAGCGCGGAATCCTCGTGTCGCGGTTCCACTACTCGAACGTCGTCGATCCCAAAAAGACCGTGTACACAGGCCTCACCCGCGACGGTACGTTTTTGATCGAAAACGGCGAGATCGCCTGCGGCCTGACCAATTTCCGGTGGACGCAGAACGCACTTGAAGCGCTGGAGAAGGCCGACATGATTTCTGCGGAGCAGAGGTTCAACAGCGCCTTCTTCGGCGGCGGCGCGGTCGTCCCCGCGATCCGCACGCACGAGTTCAACTTCAGCGGCAAGAGCGATCATTAG
- a CDS encoding radical SAM protein, with the protein MPNMGRQNGSCTLLVDAIAKEILIKAFPPITFIDLHVTDDCNLRCPYCFVHGKRNNQMTDDVAFAAVDFLIRESRDQDILRILFIGGEPLLEFDLMQRIVLYAGKASIKHRKRINYDTTTNGTLFNEEILEFFRDSKISFLLSMDGGKESHDMHRKFAGGIGSFDTVVSKIPLMKKYQPWLGIRVTPTPQTISRLFEDVKELYQLGANQFIIGPATGVTWSFEDFALYQSQMLLIADWYVKLKRRRAHLRINQFGDDASDLLGNKQGIWGCGAGKSRISISTSG; encoded by the coding sequence ATGCCAAACATGGGCCGGCAAAATGGAAGCTGCACCCTTCTAGTAGATGCAATAGCAAAGGAAATACTTATTAAGGCGTTTCCGCCCATTACCTTTATTGATTTACACGTTACTGACGACTGCAATCTCAGGTGTCCTTATTGCTTCGTTCATGGAAAAAGAAACAACCAAATGACAGATGATGTCGCGTTTGCGGCCGTGGATTTCCTAATTCGCGAAAGCAGAGACCAGGACATCCTAAGGATATTGTTTATAGGCGGTGAACCGCTGCTTGAATTTGACTTGATGCAAAGAATTGTGTTATATGCAGGTAAAGCATCAATCAAACACAGGAAACGTATCAATTATGATACTACAACGAATGGCACTCTTTTCAATGAAGAAATCCTTGAGTTCTTTAGGGATTCCAAAATATCTTTTCTGCTATCCATGGACGGAGGCAAGGAAAGCCATGACATGCATCGGAAATTCGCCGGTGGAATTGGCTCATTCGATACTGTTGTCTCGAAAATTCCATTAATGAAAAAATATCAACCATGGCTCGGTATTCGGGTGACCCCGACGCCTCAGACAATTTCAAGGCTATTCGAAGATGTTAAGGAGCTTTATCAGCTTGGTGCAAATCAGTTTATTATTGGTCCTGCAACCGGTGTCACTTGGAGCTTTGAAGATTTCGCGTTGTATCAAAGTCAAATGTTACTGATTGCTGATTGGTATGTCAAACTAAAAAGGAGGCGTGCTCATTTAAGAATCAACCAATTTGGCGACGACGCAAGCGACCTACTTGGAAACAAACAGGGGATCTGGGGATGTGGCGCAGGAAAGAGCAGGATTAGCATATCAACATCTGGTTAA
- a CDS encoding TldD/PmbA family protein, translating into MKELADFFRANAQRTGVSYADIRITGLARESLTVKNGRVDNISKSAEAGFGVRVLHRGCWGFAASNHVNRAEIERITMLAMEIAMASSTAKREDVRLDDTPAAQGTYVTPHTKDPFAWSTEEKLALLFDWNKKMKSVKGLTNATSSMDFFREEQYFASTEGALIEQTILESGAGIEAVAIQNGEMQRRCYPNSFRGQFHTGGWELLEPYDIGGNAERIAEEAVMLLSAPELPHMRTTLIIEGAQLGLQVHESIGHPIELDRVLGMEAAYAGMSFVTLDKRGNLKYGSDIMHVTADATLPGGLGTFGWDDDGVPAQRVDIIKDGVFLNYLTNRETAGIVGQRSNGTNRADGFNRAPIIRMTNINLEPGTWELDALIADTEDGIWMETNKSWSIDDRRVNFQFGCELAREIKGGKLGKVYKNPNYTGITTEFWGSMDAVCNKNHWKIWGTPNCGKGQPSQTAHVAHGTAPARFRNVEVGVRG; encoded by the coding sequence ATGAAGGAACTTGCCGACTTTTTCCGGGCGAACGCCCAGCGGACAGGCGTCTCGTACGCCGATATCCGCATAACCGGGCTCGCGCGCGAGTCGCTCACCGTCAAGAACGGGCGCGTGGACAACATCTCGAAAAGCGCCGAGGCGGGATTCGGGGTGCGGGTGCTGCACCGGGGCTGCTGGGGTTTCGCGGCGTCCAACCACGTCAACCGCGCCGAAATAGAGCGTATAACGATGCTGGCGATGGAAATCGCGATGGCAAGCTCGACGGCCAAGCGGGAGGACGTGCGGCTGGACGACACTCCGGCTGCACAGGGAACCTACGTCACCCCCCACACGAAGGACCCGTTCGCGTGGAGCACCGAGGAGAAGCTTGCGCTCCTGTTCGACTGGAATAAAAAGATGAAAAGCGTAAAGGGGCTGACGAACGCGACTTCCTCGATGGACTTCTTCCGCGAGGAGCAGTATTTCGCCTCGACGGAAGGCGCGCTCATAGAGCAGACGATTCTCGAATCCGGCGCGGGCATCGAAGCGGTCGCGATTCAAAACGGCGAAATGCAACGCCGCTGCTACCCCAACAGCTTCCGAGGCCAGTTCCACACGGGCGGCTGGGAGCTTTTGGAGCCGTACGACATCGGCGGGAACGCGGAGCGGATCGCGGAGGAAGCCGTGATGCTGCTTTCCGCGCCCGAGCTTCCGCACATGCGCACGACGCTCATCATCGAGGGAGCGCAGCTCGGCCTGCAGGTGCACGAATCCATCGGCCATCCGATCGAGCTCGACCGCGTCCTCGGAATGGAGGCGGCGTACGCCGGGATGAGCTTCGTCACGCTCGATAAGCGGGGGAATCTGAAATACGGCAGCGACATAATGCACGTTACCGCTGACGCGACGCTCCCCGGCGGGCTGGGCACCTTCGGCTGGGACGACGACGGGGTGCCGGCGCAGCGCGTGGACATAATCAAAGACGGAGTGTTCCTAAACTACCTGACGAACCGCGAGACCGCGGGAATCGTAGGCCAGCGGAGCAACGGGACGAACCGCGCGGACGGCTTCAACCGCGCGCCGATCATCCGGATGACGAACATCAACCTGGAGCCGGGGACGTGGGAGCTGGACGCGCTCATCGCGGACACCGAAGACGGAATCTGGATGGAGACGAACAAAAGCTGGTCTATAGACGACCGCCGCGTCAACTTCCAGTTCGGATGCGAGCTGGCCCGCGAAATCAAGGGCGGCAAACTGGGCAAAGTGTACAAGAATCCGAACTATACGGGCATCACGACCGAGTTCTGGGGAAGCATGGACGCCGTCTGCAACAAGAACCACTGGAAGATATGGGGCACGCCCAACTGCGGAAAGGGCCAACCCTCGCAGACCGCGCACGTGGCGCACGGCACCGCGCCCGCGCGTTTCCGCAACGTCGAAGTGGGAGTGAGGGGATAG